ATTCACTCTTGTAGAAAGCAATCATGTCCTTAATGGCCTTCTCTACCTTGGGAGTTATGTCTCTACGAACTCCACCTATGGTGCCTGTACCATAGTTAACCCTGTTCCCGGTGAGCGCCTCCAGGACATCCATAACCTTCTCCCTCAGGATCATCCCCAGATGGAAGGCAGAATCGTATCCAAAGGTATAACACGCCACGCCTGCCCACAAAATATGGGAATGGATACGCTCCAATTCCAGCACTATGGTTCTGATATATTGAGCTCTCGCAGGCACTGGTATCTTGGCAGCATCTTCAACTGCCCTTATGAATGCCTCTATGTGGGTAAAAGAGCATATCCCACATATTCTCTCGGCAAGATAGATAACCTGAATGGGGTTCCTATCCCTTGCCATGAATTCAATTCCTCTGTGGATCGCTCCAGGCCTTATGGTAGCATCGACAATTCTTTCTCCATCAACATCTAACCATGCTGTTATAGGCTCTTTTAAGCCTACATGAACAGGTCCAATTGGTACCTTGTATGTTTTTCCTGTCCCTATAGCCATATGGGCACCTCCTATGATAGTTCCCTGACGTCTTCAGGAGAAGGCCCGGTATCGTCTCTTCGCCAGGGCTTGATATCTTCATCCCAATCCTCAGGCAAGAAAATCAAGCCTTTATTTGGAAGCCCCTCAAAATCTACACCGAGCATTTCCCTCATTTCTCGTTCGCTGTACTCTACCCCTGGGATCCTGCCCCATAGAGAGGGCATCCTAAGGTCATCTTTTGGCACAGCGACAGAGATGCAAAGCCCAATTTCTTTCCCTCGTTCGCTGCTCCTGAACAGAGTGCAGTGATAATTAAGGGTCACAACATCTCCGTCATCGTTACCTGACATGACCTGAAAATGAAGGAAATCGAACGTCATTAAGGTGTCTATCAAATCCAGGAACTTCTCCCTTTTAACCTTTAAGTACATGTCTTTGTACTGAACTTCGTTGCTGATGCCGCCCTTGTACTCCCTTATTTCCAAGCTTTCCAAGGCATCTTCAAATCGCTCTTGCAGGCAACCTGCCACTTCTTCCGGTTTTTTGCTATCTTTCACGTATTCAGGTTTGCATCTACTCATTTAGGGGCACCTGCCTTCTTCAGCTCTTCTTTCATCTTTTCCAGCTTCATTACGGCCTTAGCTGCACCCTCAATTATAGCCTCAGGTCTTGGGGGGCATCCGTGAACATATACATCCACTGGAATGATGTTATCCACAGGTCCCTCCAAGTTGTAGGATTTGTAAAACACATCTCCGGACGCAGCACAGTTACCAACCGCAATAACAACCTTGGGATCAGGCATCTGGGCATAGATTCTCTTGAGTTTATTAGCCATAAACTTTGTTACAGGCCCCGTGACCAGCAAGACATCTGCGTGCCGTGGAGTTCCTACAAGTTTCATCCCAAATCTCTCTATATCGTATCTTGGTGTGAGGGTTGCCACTATTTCGATATCGCATCCATTACAGGAGCCGCTGTTACATAGAAAAACCCAGATAGACTTGGAGAGAATGTCTATATATCGTTCAAGTTTCATAACTACCCCTCCTTAAAGCAGCACCAAAACCGCAAGCACTGCTGCAACTACAACCATGTACCCTACGTAGTCGTTGGTCAAACCACTATGCATCCCAGTGAGCAGCTCGTAGTATCCTTTCAACGCCTCAACGAATCCCCAATAAGCAGAGCTTGCAGGGACTTGTATCTCACTTCCATCTTCAGGTACTGCATTGGAACCATAAAATATTTCATCTTGTTCCGTTCCCTTTTTGTAATCGCTTCTACCCATGCTCCTGATCCAAAGCACGAGTCCCGAAGCTATAAAGAAGAAGATTATCCAGCTATAAACATCCCAATAACCAAAACCAGTAAACACATTACTCCACATCACAGGCCACCTCCTACCACGGCCGAGATGTAGCCTGCTTGGTCTACAAGAGCCTTGGCCGCAGGTTCAACCAGGTTGGACAATGACCAAGTTGGGAATAGGGTTAAGCCTATTATCACTATGGTCAAAACAGACATTCCGAGGAGCATACCCGCCGGAACTTCCTTGACATGGGACAATCTAGCCTTCGCAGGCCCTAAAAATGCTGTCTGGAACACTTTCACAAAGGAGGCCAAAGTCAAGACCGAAGTAACAAGGGCCATTATCGAAAGAATAGGATATACAGCAAAGGTTGACTCATATATTAGCAACTTAGACACAAACCCATTGAACGGCGGTAGTCCAGCTATCGCTGCTGCCGCTATTACGAACATGAAAGTTGTATACGGCATGTTCCTTGCCAAACCACCTAAGTCATTTAGGTTTCTAGACCCAGCCGCGTAATACAGTGCCCCAGCCGTCAAAAACAGCAGACCTTTATAGACAGTGTAGTTTATTAGATGGTATATACCACCCTTCATGGCTGTGAAACCATAATCAGCCATAGCTTGCGGGTCAGAAAGGGCCAATAGCCCAACTCCCAATCCAAGGAGCATGTAACCGATCTGAGACACTGAATGGTAAGCCATAAGGCGCTTGATTTCCTTTTGAACGACCGCCATGCTCACCCCAATGAACATGGAGAGAACACCCATGACTATTATCGTCCAAGGCACAACAGCACTTCCAAGGCTTGCTCCATAGATGGAGAAACAGACCCTGAAAAGTCCATAAAGAGAGGCCTGACTTACAGCGATCAGCAAGCATGTAACACCAGCAGGCGCCTCAGTATATGCATCTGGAGTCCACATGTGCATTGGGACGGTACCGCACTTCATGGCAAGAGCAACGATCAAGAACACCAACGCCACTTTTTCTGCATATCCAAGCCTAAGCACATTGGCGACAGCAGCCATGTTAACCGCGTTGTATCTGCCGTACAAAAATGCAATAGCTATTAAAACCATCATCGCACCAATGGTTGAAACGACCATGTACTTGAAGCTTGCTTCTATGGCCTCGGGTCGATCCCTCCAGAAAGCCACCAATCCAAAGGAAGCAACCGAGGCTATTTCCAGGAACACAAAGAAGTTGAACAAGTCTCCAGTTAGGACCATTCCCAACATACCAGTGGTAAGAAGGAAGTAAAGGGCAGTAAATTTGTCCAAACCAGAGAACTTCTCCATATAGTTAGTGGAGAAAATTGCTCCTGCCAAGGCAGCAATACTCCCAACCAAAGCCATAAAAGCACTGAAAGCATCGACTTCCAGAATTATCCGTATAGGCAAACTCATTCCCGAAGGCAACGAAAGGTTAAAGGCTTCACCACCCATCACGTAGATAGCAGTCCCGGAAGCTAATACCTGTTGCCACAGGAGAACGCTCAAGATTGCCGTCAAGGCAGAAACCCCTACAAGCCAGAAATTCCTTGCCGCTTTACCCAGCATAGAAGCCACAGGAGCAACAAATGCACCCAAAAGCGGCACCGCGATCATAAGAGCCGGGAGATGTACATGCCAACTCATCCTCGTAACCTCCTAATCTCCCGGACGTCCAACGTCCCATAATGTTTGTACAGCATCATTATCAGCGAAAGCATAAGCGCCGATGTGGCCAGACCTATAACTATCGCTGTCAGCGTCAAAGCTTGTGGAACAGGCAAAACCATCTTTTCCACTTTGCCCGCCAAAGTAAATACGGGTATGCTTCCGCCGGCCCTATAGCCAAGAACGATAAGCAGAAGGTTTGCGGAAGCTTCTATCAAAGTGATACCTATTGCTATCTTTATGAGGTTCTTCTCAAAAAGAACCGCATAAAGTCCCAACAAGAAAATTATTCCGACAACAAGATATGGTAGATTACCCGTCATGGCCCGTCTCCTCACTTCCGCTTTCTTCGTATAACCTTATTCCTTTGAACATGTAGTAGAGGATCAAGGAAAGCCCACCAATGACCTCCAGCCCCACAGCCATGTTCATGAGCGCAATGGTTCCAGAGCTGTTGAGTACACCACTATTGGGTCCTATTGGAACAGGAGAGCCGAAGAGACCGCCTTGGCCTGCCAGGAAGTTGTAGAAAAAGGTGGTCCCCAGTCCAAGAAGACCTGTTCCTATGAAAACCAAAAGACCAATCGTCTCAAACCATGAAAAAAGATTGGACTTGTAGAAAGAAACAAACTTTTTCCCACCATATGCGACCAAGAGAAAGGCAAACAAAGTTGCTACCACTGCCCCTCCCTGGAAACCTCCACCTGGGGTCAAATGGCCGTGAACTATGACATACACCCCAAAAACAGCCAAAAACCAGGCGAAAACATCGCAAATAGTCCTAACTATCACCGACAAGGAGTACATTAATTATGCCCTCCTTTCCTGAAAACGACCAATACAGAACAAACAGCAGTAAAAAGCACAGCGGCCTCACCTAAAGTATCAAATCCCCTGTAATCGAAAACGATTGATGTCACAATGTTGTTCACAGATCTTTCCGCCTGAGCATTATATAGATAATAGTCGTCCATCGGGGCTATAACAGGATCCCCAAACTGGTGTATCCTGCTCAACCCTCCCCAAAGAGTACCTACCATTATTACGAGGGCCATCAAGAACAATACATGTTTTTTCATCGACGATCACCCCCGTTGCCCTTCCTCAGAGCCTTGCATCCTCTAAGCGCTATTATATATATGGCTGTGGTTAGCCCGGCACCTATACCTGCCTCAGCAATAGCCACATCTGGTGCCTGCAATATGTAAAACTCCAAAGAGAGAAGCAAGCTAAAAACAGCAAGAGAGATTACAGAGGAAAGCAAATCTTTGAACCATATGGCAAAAAAGGCTGAAACCGTTATAAGTGCCAGCACAAAGAAATGAAATACCCCGTTCATGCCGAAACACCACCTTTTTTCTTTTGGTCTTCGGCTAGCCTATCCACCACGGCAAACTTGGGCATTATTCCGCTCCTATGAGCAGCCCTAGCTAAAGCATGCGCGCCAGTCGGGTTTGTGATCAACAAAGCAGCCACCGCTATAATGGCGTGCACTGCCAATGTACCAAACCTACCCTCGCCGCTAACGACCAATTTTTGCAAAGCAAAAAGCACCACAGCTGCCGAAGTGAAAATGGAGCCAAATGTAGTACACTTTGTGGTCCCATGCAGCCTTGTGTAAACGTCTGGAAATCTGTAAAGAGCCACGGTACCTAACAAGTTGAACAAAGTTCCTATTACCAAGAAAAGTACTATGAGCGCATTCATCGTTACATGCCTCCTTCGATGTACCGGGCCAAAAACAAAGTTCCCACAAAGGAAAGGCCAGCATAAACTATCGCTACGTCCACCATAACTACCGAGTCATATACAACGGCCAACAAGATCATAAGGGCCACTACCAACGTGTTCATAGAGTCCAAAGCCACTGCTCTGTCTGCCACCGTAGGTCCGGCTATCAACCTTCCGGACATCAAAAAAGCACATAGGGCTATTATTCCTGCGGCCCACATAAAGACCGTCAAAGTCATTCAGCAACCCTCCTCGCCCATTTCCCAAAAGTGCCATAAACCAGCTCTTCTTCTGGGTTCTCATCTGTTACGTTTATCCAGTGAATGTAGAACAGGTTCCCACCTTCTGGATCTTCATTGATATCCACTGTCAAGGTACCTGGAGTCAAGGTTATGGAGTTAGCTAGCATTGTGGTGGCCAAAGTGCCCTTCAATCCAGAATTGATCTTGACTATGCCCGGCCTTATCTTCCCTGTTATAACTCTCATGGCGACATCCAAGTTAGCTTTCACCATG
The DNA window shown above is from Thermovirga lienii DSM 17291 and carries:
- a CDS encoding putative multicomponent Na+-H+ antiporter subunit A (KEGG: aco:Amico_1271 putative multicomponent Na+-H+ antiporter subunit A~SPTR: pH adaptation potassium efflux system protein B1 sodium-potassium/hydrogen antiporter subunit B1), which encodes MKKHVLFLMALVIMVGTLWGGLSRIHQFGDPVIAPMDDYYLYNAQAERSVNNIVTSIVFDYRGFDTLGEAAVLFTAVCSVLVVFRKGGHN
- a CDS encoding NADH-ubiquinone oxidoreductase chain 4L (PFAM: NADH-ubiquinone/plastoquinone oxidoreductase chain 4L~COGs: COG1006 Multisubunit Na+/H+ antiporter MnhC subunit~InterPro IPR001133~KEGG: aco:Amico_1269 NADH-ubiquinone oxidoreductase chain 4L~PFAM: NADH-ubiquinone oxidoreductase chain 4L~SPTR: Na+/H+ antiporter, MnhC component); protein product: MTGNLPYLVVGIIFLLGLYAVLFEKNLIKIAIGITLIEASANLLLIVLGYRAGGSIPVFTLAGKVEKMVLPVPQALTLTAIVIGLATSALMLSLIMMLYKHYGTLDVREIRRLRG
- a CDS encoding cation antiporter (PFAM: Na+/H+ ion antiporter subunit~COGs: COG1863 Multisubunit Na+/H+ antiporter MnhE subunit~InterPro IPR002758~KEGG: aco:Amico_1275 cation antiporter~PFAM: cation antiporter~SPTR: Cation antiporter) — protein: MVIFVFSVLVYLLLAWSGNGIDMAEVVIGIVLGAILAFAARVWNPRRFFSLYGLNPVRWGMFVAYLFGPFFLGMVKANLDVAMRVITGKIRPGIVKINSGLKGTLATTMLANSITLTPGTLTVDINEDPEGGNLFYIHWINVTDENPEEELVYGTFGKWARRVAE
- a CDS encoding Membrane bound hydrogenase subunit mbhB (PFAM: Multiple resistance and pH regulation protein F (MrpF / PhaF)~InterPro IPR007208~KEGG: aco:Amico_1274 multiple resistance and pH regulation protein F~PFAM: multiple resistance and pH regulation protein F~SPTR: Multiple resistance and pH regulation protein F) — encoded protein: MTLTVFMWAAGIIALCAFLMSGRLIAGPTVADRAVALDSMNTLVVALMILLAVVYDSVVMVDVAIVYAGLSFVGTLFLARYIEGGM
- a CDS encoding NADH ubiquinone oxidoreductase 20 kDa subunit (PFAM: NADH ubiquinone oxidoreductase, 20 Kd subunit~TIGRFAM: NADH-quinone oxidoreductase, B subunit~COGs: COG3260 Ni Fe-hydrogenase III small subunit~InterPro IPR006137~KEGG: aco:Amico_1266 NADH ubiquinone oxidoreductase 20 kDa subunit~PFAM: NADH ubiquinone oxidoreductase 20 kDa subunit~SPTR: NADH ubiquinone oxidoreductase 20 kDa subunit), with product MKLERYIDILSKSIWVFLCNSGSCNGCDIEIVATLTPRYDIERFGMKLVGTPRHADVLLVTGPVTKFMANKLKRIYAQMPDPKVVIAVGNCAASGDVFYKSYNLEGPVDNIIPVDVYVHGCPPRPEAIIEGAAKAVMKLEKMKEELKKAGAPK
- a CDS encoding hypothetical protein (KEGG: aco:Amico_1267 hypothetical protein~SPTR: Putative uncharacterized protein), which encodes MWSNVFTGFGYWDVYSWIIFFFIASGLVLWIRSMGRSDYKKGTEQDEIFYGSNAVPEDGSEIQVPASSAYWGFVEALKGYYELLTGMHSGLTNDYVGYMVVVAAVLAVLVLL
- a CDS encoding NADH/Ubiquinone/plastoquinone (complex I) (PFAM: NADH-Ubiquinone/plastoquinone (complex I), various chains~TIGRFAM: proton-translocating NADH-quinone oxidoreductase, chain N~COGs: COG0651 Formate hydrogenlyase subunit 3/Multisubunit Na+/H+ antiporter MnhD subunit~InterPro IPR003916: IPR001750~KEGG: aco:Amico_1268 NADH/ubiquinone/plastoquinone (complex I)~PFAM: NADH/Ubiquinone/plastoquinone (complex I)~SPTR: NADH/Ubiquinone/plastoquinone (Complex I)), translating into MSWHVHLPALMIAVPLLGAFVAPVASMLGKAARNFWLVGVSALTAILSVLLWQQVLASGTAIYVMGGEAFNLSLPSGMSLPIRIILEVDAFSAFMALVGSIAALAGAIFSTNYMEKFSGLDKFTALYFLLTTGMLGMVLTGDLFNFFVFLEIASVASFGLVAFWRDRPEAIEASFKYMVVSTIGAMMVLIAIAFLYGRYNAVNMAAVANVLRLGYAEKVALVFLIVALAMKCGTVPMHMWTPDAYTEAPAGVTCLLIAVSQASLYGLFRVCFSIYGASLGSAVVPWTIIVMGVLSMFIGVSMAVVQKEIKRLMAYHSVSQIGYMLLGLGVGLLALSDPQAMADYGFTAMKGGIYHLINYTVYKGLLFLTAGALYYAAGSRNLNDLGGLARNMPYTTFMFVIAAAAIAGLPPFNGFVSKLLIYESTFAVYPILSIMALVTSVLTLASFVKVFQTAFLGPAKARLSHVKEVPAGMLLGMSVLTIVIIGLTLFPTWSLSNLVEPAAKALVDQAGYISAVVGGGL
- a CDS encoding monovalent cation/proton antiporter, MnhG/PhaG subunit (PFAM: Na+/H+ antiporter subunit~TIGRFAM: monovalent cation/proton antiporter, MnhG/PhaG subunit~COGs: COG1320 Multisubunit Na+/H+ antiporter MnhG subunit~InterPro IPR005133~KEGG: aco:Amico_1273 monovalent cation/proton antiporter, MnhG/PhaG subunit~PFAM: Na+/H+ antiporter subunit~SPTR: Monovalent cation/proton antiporter, MnhG/PhaG subunit;~TIGRFAM: monovalent cation/proton antiporter, MnhG/PhaG subunit) translates to MNALIVLFLVIGTLFNLLGTVALYRFPDVYTRLHGTTKCTTFGSIFTSAAVVLFALQKLVVSGEGRFGTLAVHAIIAVAALLITNPTGAHALARAAHRSGIMPKFAVVDRLAEDQKKKGGVSA
- a CDS encoding Membrane bound hydrogenase subunit mbhD (KEGG: aco:Amico_1272 putative monovalent cation/H+ antiporter subunit B~SPTR: Putative monovalent cation/H+ antiporter subunit B); its protein translation is MNGVFHFFVLALITVSAFFAIWFKDLLSSVISLAVFSLLLSLEFYILQAPDVAIAEAGIGAGLTTAIYIIALRGCKALRKGNGGDRR
- a CDS encoding Membrane bound hydrogenase subunit mbhF (PFAM: Domain related to MnhB subunit of Na+/H+ antiporter~InterPro IPR007182~KEGG: mhu:Mhun_2584 putative monovalent cation/H+ antiporter subunit B~PFAM: Na+/H+ antiporter MnhB subunit-related protein~SPTR: Membrane bound hydrogenase, MbhF subunit), with the translated sequence MYSLSVIVRTICDVFAWFLAVFGVYVIVHGHLTPGGGFQGGAVVATLFAFLLVAYGGKKFVSFYKSNLFSWFETIGLLVFIGTGLLGLGTTFFYNFLAGQGGLFGSPVPIGPNSGVLNSSGTIALMNMAVGLEVIGGLSLILYYMFKGIRLYEESGSEETGHDG
- a CDS encoding NADH dehydrogenase (ubiquinone) 30 kDa subunit (PFAM: Respiratory-chain NADH dehydrogenase, 30 Kd subunit~COGs: COG3262 Ni Fe-hydrogenase III component G~InterPro IPR001268~KEGG: aco:Amico_1265 NADH dehydrogenase (ubiquinone) 30 kDa subunit~PFAM: NADH dehydrogenase (ubiquinone) 30 kDa subunit~SPTR: NADH dehydrogenase (Ubiquinone) 30 kDa subunit); this translates as MSRCKPEYVKDSKKPEEVAGCLQERFEDALESLEIREYKGGISNEVQYKDMYLKVKREKFLDLIDTLMTFDFLHFQVMSGNDDGDVVTLNYHCTLFRSSERGKEIGLCISVAVPKDDLRMPSLWGRIPGVEYSEREMREMLGVDFEGLPNKGLIFLPEDWDEDIKPWRRDDTGPSPEDVRELS